The genomic DNA ATTTAACTATGTAATGAGAAGAGAGCTAGAAATTTGGAAGAATATTTCAGGTATAGTAAATAACAGGTTCACACTGGTGAAGTGTCTTCTTCCTATTCTCATCTTCTTATTAAATACAACACGATTTGTTTTGACTATTTAATCTAGCATAACTACATTAACCAAATATTGACTTGTGATAGTAGATTActgaattaaaattaatgtaaattattcTACAATTAATTGGTCTAAGTTTTCTTAGATTTCTTGCTCCTCTTAGTAGACTTGGTGCTCGAAGCAGCTACAGGCTTCGTACTAGCTATATATCCTTTTCGAGCTTCGTACACGTCTTCCAACATTCCTCTTCTATCAAAAAATGCATCTATATATCTTCCATACAATGTTTCGTACTGGTACCTCTGTCTTTTATATAGCTTGTTCAGATCTTCGAGAAAATACGCGTAGTCTTCTTGAGCATACAAGATATTCATTATACGAATATTCCGCAGCATTTCTTCATCTGACTCCGTCTTTACCCATGCTTCGTCCTCCTCGTCCTCTTTCACCTCGTAGATAGTCAAATCCAAGGGTGGAAGTCTACGAAGGGACGGAGGTGGCTTCAACGTCCTCTTCTCCAAATGAGCCATTGAAATCCTGGATGTCTCGATGTGCGACAAACGATGGCTCTCCCTTTTCGTCAATGATTTCTCGGAATGACTCGAAGGTTTCTTTTCGAACGAGCACTTGGACTTGATCTCGTGTTTCTTTATGAAAGCTTCACGGAGTTCTCTACCACGCTGCAAGCTGTCAGGATTCTCTTTCGCCCAGGCTTCCTTCATCCTCGCTATCTCCCTTTCCTTCGTCCTATCTTGGGATATCTATTGATCGGAAGTATAATTGTCATAGATGATTTATTATGTAACTATATTagaaatacacatatatattctCATAAATTTAGCACACATACGAGAACTTAAATTCTGAAAAATCATTAGGAAGTTATTAAAGTATTTAGGAATTATTATTTCATCCGAGGTTAAGCTATCAATCTTGAAGAATTAAGATAAACAgtagttacatatatgaaatgTTTGTAAAATTTTAAGATGAGTAAAATATACGTTGTGTAAGTATGGTATATACCTTTAATTCGCTTCCAGTATCAGTAACTACTTGAAGAACCCAATAAGGAGACTCGATAGCCGGAACACTTTCAACAGACTGCTTCGAAACTCTCTTCGACCTTAACGACTCACTCTTTGATAGTCTTCCTGTATTCGAAAAAGGTGGtagtttctttttaataacaGAGCCAGTCGGTTTCACTTTAAATTCTGACACAAGACTCCATTCTGTTTCAGTCAATGGCCAGCTGTTTTCAAGCACTGAGGCTTCTACGTGATAAATCGTGTGAGGTATCGCATCATCCTTACTTCTACTTTCGTTGCTATCAACTTTCTCTTCGCTAGAATTCTCTTCATCGATGTTATCAGAATTATCCTTTTCAAGTGTAATTTCAGTagattttctttgaaattccaAATACACCATCGGCAAAATAACTACACAAGTACCTTTTATTTGCGACAACACTTGACCTTCCTCATCCGTGACTCTCAATCTCATTCTTACTTTGTCATACGATACTCTTAATCTAAACGAGACCAAGCTAGATTTCACCACTCGAACGATCCACttcgaaatataatttctcGAATTAGGAATATAACTGTTGGATAATTCTTCTATAGCTAATATAGGAGGCATGTTAATCGTGAGAAACGATACTTCGTCAATTAGAAAATAGAACACAGGTTGTCCTTtcattgtaattatatttaaggACCAAGGTAACTCTTTCAACGTCTGATCTTCGCTCCAACCATAGCAGAAGATAGTGTAACCTAGTTTCGTATGTTGGTACCGAGTTGGAACCACATTGTTTACCACTCGTTGTATTTCTTTACCTGTCTCATTTTTAAACATGCGTACACTATACTTTGGTAGGTTAACAAATAAATCTATACTGGCAAACACTGTCTCTGAGGGTTGAGAATTCACCACGAGTCTTATAATAGGGAGCCATTGGTTTGGCGTGATATTTGTCAACGTCCCTTTCAATTCTTGCGCTTGCAAGGTGTACTCGAAGTctttagaacaatagtaaatgTCATGTAATTTATCATGATGCTTCAATATATTCCTCAATACCTGATTAGCTAAAGATTCTCgcttattataattatacaattcTGCAACTTTCAATAGATTCTGTAAAACTTGATTATGCTGCTCGTGACGGGGATTATGTATTTTCAAATATCTCCTAATGGTAATCGTTTTGAAAAACGCTTGAATAACAGCTGCAGCCTtattttgtacaataattttttcCGTGGGATGCTGACTAGCGTATCTTCTATCCTCAATCAAGCGTCTCGTTTTGTTCAGCAAGTTCTTCAACACGATCGTTGCGTCTTTGAAGCATTCTAAGCCAACAGTGTGATTCAGAAAAAATATTCTCAGAGCTCGTAAAACACCTGGAACCTCGTCTTCAGGCatgatttttctaattaattgtaCCTGTTCTTCGATAAAGTAGTCGTGTATCTGATTATAGAACAACTTGTCCCTCACCTTTCGATCTTCAACCGGTGGCAAGTAGCTTTTGTAGTAAATCTTCAAGGCTTCCGAGTATCTTTCAGTGCCAAACGCTTGATAGACGCTACAGACGGAGTTGCTGATGTGCCTCGCCATCTGATCGACCGTTTCAGATTCTGTGCACATTAGTTGATACATCCTTCGCCTGTCCCCCACGTGGAAAACCGTATCCGATGAGATAGATATAAGGCAATTGGATTCTGAGTGACAGTAAACTCGTAAAAGGTGTCTCCCTCGATCTATTTCCATCACGGTTGATTTTGTGCCAGCAGTTAAAACGGAGACCAAGGAGATGGATTTTTCTGGCCTGCGAAACCAACAATGCTCTTCTATACTTAGACAATCTTTATTTCCCTTTAATTTGGTTCTGGGGATTGCAATTTCATCGTTAACGTCTTCGACAATTTCGATGGAAACTTGGAACGTTGCAAAGTCGATGAGAAAGAATTTCTCTTCCAACGAATCGGTGAAGACATATAGCGGCTCGTTTCTGGTTTTTGACATTTTTTGAGGCCAATTATAAGTGTCGATGAATTCAGAGTTTTTGAACGTTGTTTTAGACGGTGAACTTCTCCTGCTACCCTTCTTACTCTCTTTTTTAGTTTCAGATTTTTCATCGTTTGGTTGTTTCGGTGCAAATCGATCTGACAGTTTCATACTGTATTGAAAGTAATCTAGTTTATAGAAAAAATGTACGTCCTTCACGTAGGGTTCCATTTTGTTAAAATCTGCCCAGAAGCTGATGTCCTCTGAAAAATCGGCCGAAATTTTCGTCTCTTCCTTCGACATTTCACGAGCCCTATCTTTCTGATTTGTTTCGTCTGTTTTCGACTTATCATTGACGGTTTCGTCTTGAACATCTTCCTCTGTAGTTGTCGTAATGTATTTGTTC from Bombus terrestris chromosome 11, iyBomTerr1.2, whole genome shotgun sequence includes the following:
- the LOC105666273 gene encoding androglobin, whose product is MNKYITTTTEEDVQDETVNDKSKTDETNQKDRAREMSKEETKISADFSEDISFWADFNKMEPYVKDVHFFYKLDYFQYSMKLSDRFAPKQPNDEKSETKKESKKGSRRSSPSKTTFKNSEFIDTYNWPQKMSKTRNEPLYVFTDSLEEKFFLIDFATFQVSIEIVEDVNDEIAIPRTKLKGNKDCLSIEEHCWFRRPEKSISLVSVLTAGTKSTVMEIDRGRHLLRVYCHSESNCLISISSDTVFHVGDRRRMYQLMCTESETVDQMARHISNSVCSVYQAFGTERYSEALKIYYKSYLPPVEDRKVRDKLFYNQIHDYFIEEQVQLIRKIMPEDEVPGVLRALRIFFLNHTVGLECFKDATIVLKNLLNKTRRLIEDRRYASQHPTEKIIVQNKAAAVIQAFFKTITIRRYLKIHNPRHEQHNQVLQNLLKVAELYNYNKRESLANQVLRNILKHHDKLHDIYYCSKDFEYTLQAQELKGTLTNITPNQWLPIIRLVVNSQPSETVFASIDLFVNLPKYSVRMFKNETGKEIQRVVNNVVPTRYQHTKLGYTIFCYGWSEDQTLKELPWSLNIITMKGQPVFYFLIDEVSFLTINMPPILAIEELSNSYIPNSRNYISKWIVRVVKSSLVSFRLRVSYDKVRMRLRVTDEEGQVLSQIKGTCVVILPMVYLEFQRKSTEITLEKDNSDNIDEENSSEEKVDSNESRSKDDAIPHTIYHVEASVLENSWPLTETEWSLVSEFKVKPTGSVIKKKLPPFSNTGRLSKSESLRSKRVSKQSVESVPAIESPYWVLQVVTDTGSELKISQDRTKEREIARMKEAWAKENPDSLQRGRELREAFIKKHEIKSKCSFEKKPSSHSEKSLTKRESHRLSHIETSRISMAHLEKRTLKPPPSLRRLPPLDLTIYEVKEDEEDEAWVKTESDEEMLRNIRIMNILYAQEDYAYFLEDLNKLYKRQRYQYETLYGRYIDAFFDRRGMLEDVYEARKGYIASTKPVAASSTKSTKRSKKSKKT